The Calditerrivibrio nitroreducens DSM 19672 genome window below encodes:
- a CDS encoding succinate dehydrogenase, cytochrome b556 subunit has translation MPRKDLVTYPKKVSYKKHTGMTAWLLHRISGVILGLYLLLHIFSKAGYAGWFGALTGNAIARVIILVAFAYHAFNGFRIVLIDFSNGSEREVFSKQFMVVVLLTIVVTIIGAIPLFS, from the coding sequence ATGCCAAGAAAAGATTTGGTGACCTATCCCAAAAAGGTTTCCTACAAGAAGCACACGGGGATGACTGCGTGGCTTCTGCATCGTATTAGCGGTGTAATTTTAGGTTTGTACCTGCTTCTACATATTTTTAGTAAGGCAGGGTATGCTGGTTGGTTTGGTGCTTTGACAGGTAATGCAATTGCCAGAGTAATAATTCTTGTGGCGTTTGCATATCATGCTTTTAATGGATTCAGGATAGTTTTGATCGATTTTTCTAACGGTTCTGAAAGGGAAGTTTTCTCAAAACAGTTTATGGTTGTGGTACTTCTTACCATTGTGGTAACAATCATAGGCGCTATACCGCTGTTTTCATAA